The following proteins come from a genomic window of Iamia sp. SCSIO 61187:
- a CDS encoding DEAD/DEAH box helicase — protein sequence MTESLPTSAEVLAGLRGFQRRTSTYAFSRLYDDQQPSLRFLVADEVGLGKTLVARGVIAQVVEHLRSIGDQRVDIVYICSNGAIARQNLRKLNIAADEAIVEADRFTMLTNEVHRLEKRSLNLIAVTPGTSLEFGSSAGKFPERALLYAVLQRVWGDDTMRGSGAERVFYLGISDDRSARSRLRAKAATMQPAPSVISAFKTQIRRQNEQRRLDGRPTLKVEFNRLAKTFHYKDGYTQKDRDQRNRFIVELRRALATVGIEALQPDLVILDEFQRFRSLLDPSNQTWATRLAHELFDYREASSGRATRTLLLSATPYRPYTTADEAEGDTHFEDFVLTAGFLFRDDLAADALRSDLRDLRRSLLMLDRDGGQAAETACQRVAARLRPFMARTERLASTPDRNGMLQPVHRTIQLERTDVDGYLAAATAAELLGQRDVVEFWKSGPYLLNFMEGYALKHAFEEQTGNGSPPSALTDLIADGAGLLNWEEVARYGEIDPANARLRSLEADTIGRGMWQLLWLPPAMPYYDGSGIFDRAEARTFTKRLVFSAWHLVPKVISAMLSAQAERAIFAAADELDTRPYDEFSQRPDRRLDFRVNAETGRLEGMPNLLLAVPFVELSRLADPLHIAAELRDDQPVTRSAVEAEAARRLGEALAPLLEGRPASGPVDQRWYWAAPLLLDHADDPDATLDWWDHAWPSLWSHDSADDSATAPFYRHLQAAQDLIEGNDGEPLGRVPDDLIEVLVAAALASPAICALRSLSRVTSVPVGRDRSLLAAAARISWGVRSLLSGPDATAVVRGATGIEVYWRAALEYGAEGHLQAVLDEYLHVLKDWRGFLTDTGPKVVADLAETAFSALSLRTVNYATDIARAENGRITVDRHTMRGRFAIRFGDQSIEGDQKQQRAQQASHAFNSPFWPFVLSTTSVGQEGLDFHLYSHAVVHWNLPSNPVDFEQREGRVHRYKGHAIRKNVAQVCGIEAFTDGVGDPWSAMFADASGMAGSDGELEPYWVFNPDGSTARIERHVPVLPLSRDASKLERLLKGVATYRLSFGQPRQEELLKYLAGRIPEPELAAIVGRLRVDLTPGANSA from the coding sequence ATGACCGAGAGCCTTCCCACATCAGCCGAGGTTCTCGCCGGCTTGCGAGGGTTCCAGCGCCGCACCTCCACCTATGCCTTCTCCCGCCTCTACGACGACCAGCAACCGAGCCTGCGGTTCCTGGTTGCCGACGAGGTCGGACTCGGCAAGACGCTTGTCGCACGCGGGGTCATCGCGCAGGTCGTCGAGCACCTTCGCAGCATCGGCGACCAACGAGTCGACATCGTCTACATCTGCTCCAACGGAGCGATCGCCCGTCAGAACCTCCGCAAGCTCAACATCGCAGCGGACGAGGCGATCGTCGAGGCTGACCGGTTCACGATGCTCACGAACGAGGTGCACCGGCTCGAGAAGCGATCGCTCAACCTCATCGCCGTCACCCCTGGCACCAGCCTTGAGTTCGGGTCGAGCGCCGGCAAGTTCCCCGAACGCGCGCTTTTGTACGCAGTCCTCCAACGCGTCTGGGGTGACGACACGATGCGTGGCAGCGGGGCCGAGCGCGTCTTCTACCTCGGCATCAGCGACGACCGCTCCGCCCGGAGCCGGCTGCGCGCCAAAGCCGCCACCATGCAACCGGCCCCCTCGGTCATCAGCGCCTTCAAGACGCAGATCCGGCGACAGAACGAACAGCGACGTCTCGACGGACGGCCGACGCTCAAGGTCGAGTTCAACCGGCTCGCCAAGACCTTCCACTACAAGGACGGCTACACCCAGAAGGACCGGGATCAACGCAACCGGTTCATCGTCGAGCTCCGCCGCGCGCTCGCGACGGTCGGGATCGAAGCGCTCCAACCCGACCTCGTCATCCTCGATGAGTTTCAGCGGTTCCGCTCCCTCCTGGACCCGTCCAACCAGACCTGGGCGACCCGCCTCGCCCACGAGCTCTTCGACTACCGGGAGGCTTCGAGCGGCCGCGCGACCCGGACCCTGCTCCTCTCCGCGACCCCGTACCGGCCCTACACGACCGCCGACGAAGCCGAGGGCGACACGCACTTCGAAGACTTCGTCTTGACCGCAGGCTTCCTGTTCAGGGACGACCTCGCCGCCGACGCGTTGCGAAGCGACCTGCGCGACCTTCGACGGTCTCTGCTCATGCTCGACCGCGACGGCGGCCAAGCTGCCGAGACGGCGTGCCAACGGGTCGCCGCCCGCCTCCGCCCGTTCATGGCACGCACCGAACGCCTCGCCTCCACCCCCGACCGAAACGGCATGCTCCAACCGGTCCACCGAACGATCCAACTCGAGCGAACAGACGTCGACGGCTACCTCGCTGCGGCGACCGCCGCCGAGCTTCTCGGTCAGCGCGACGTCGTCGAGTTCTGGAAGTCCGGCCCGTACCTCCTGAACTTCATGGAGGGCTACGCCCTCAAGCACGCCTTCGAGGAACAGACGGGCAACGGAAGCCCACCGTCGGCGCTGACGGACCTGATCGCCGACGGCGCGGGGCTGCTCAACTGGGAGGAGGTCGCACGATACGGAGAGATCGATCCCGCCAACGCCAGGCTGCGCTCGCTGGAGGCCGACACCATCGGACGAGGCATGTGGCAACTGCTGTGGCTCCCGCCGGCGATGCCCTACTACGACGGCAGCGGGATCTTCGATCGGGCCGAAGCCCGCACGTTCACGAAGCGACTCGTGTTCTCGGCGTGGCACCTCGTTCCAAAGGTCATCTCCGCGATGCTCAGCGCCCAAGCCGAGCGGGCGATCTTCGCCGCCGCCGACGAACTCGACACCCGGCCCTACGACGAGTTCAGCCAACGTCCCGATCGTCGCCTCGACTTCCGCGTCAACGCTGAAACCGGCCGACTCGAAGGCATGCCGAACCTTCTCCTCGCCGTGCCCTTCGTCGAGCTCTCGCGGCTCGCCGACCCACTCCACATCGCCGCCGAACTCCGTGACGATCAGCCCGTCACTCGCTCGGCGGTCGAAGCCGAAGCAGCACGCCGGCTCGGCGAGGCGCTGGCGCCACTTCTCGAAGGTCGGCCGGCAAGCGGCCCGGTCGACCAGCGTTGGTACTGGGCTGCGCCGCTCCTGCTCGATCACGCTGACGATCCCGACGCGACCCTTGACTGGTGGGACCATGCATGGCCCAGCCTGTGGAGCCACGACAGCGCTGACGACTCGGCGACCGCACCCTTCTACCGACACCTCCAGGCCGCGCAGGACCTGATTGAAGGCAACGACGGCGAACCATTGGGCCGAGTGCCCGACGACCTGATCGAAGTCCTCGTGGCTGCCGCGCTCGCTAGTCCGGCGATCTGTGCACTTCGCTCGCTCAGCCGAGTCACCAGCGTTCCGGTCGGCCGTGATCGTTCGTTGCTCGCCGCAGCGGCACGGATCTCCTGGGGCGTTCGATCCTTGCTGAGCGGCCCGGACGCAACAGCGGTCGTGCGAGGCGCGACCGGAATCGAGGTCTACTGGCGAGCCGCACTCGAATACGGAGCAGAGGGGCACCTCCAAGCGGTGCTCGATGAGTACCTCCACGTGCTCAAGGACTGGCGCGGGTTCCTCACCGACACGGGACCGAAGGTCGTCGCCGACCTCGCCGAGACCGCGTTCAGCGCCCTCAGCCTCCGGACCGTGAACTACGCGACAGACATCGCGCGAGCGGAGAACGGCCGCATCACCGTCGACCGCCACACGATGCGCGGCCGCTTCGCGATCCGCTTCGGCGACCAGTCAATCGAAGGGGACCAGAAGCAGCAGCGCGCTCAACAAGCCAGTCACGCCTTCAACTCCCCGTTCTGGCCGTTCGTTCTGAGTACGACGTCGGTCGGCCAGGAAGGACTGGACTTCCACCTCTACTCCCACGCCGTCGTGCACTGGAACCTCCCCAGCAATCCCGTCGACTTCGAACAACGCGAGGGGCGCGTGCACCGGTACAAGGGCCACGCCATCCGCAAGAACGTCGCCCAGGTCTGTGGCATCGAGGCATTCACCGACGGCGTCGGTGACCCGTGGTCAGCGATGTTCGCCGACGCTTCGGGCATGGCCGGCTCCGACGGCGAGCTCGAGCCGTACTGGGTGTTCAACCCCGACGGATCCACCGCCCGCATCGAGAGACACGTCCCCGTGCTGCCGCTCAGCCGAGATGCCAGCAAGCTCGAACGCCTGCTTAAAGGCGTTGCCACCTACCGGCTCTCGTTCGGGCAACCCCGCCAAGAGGAGCTGCTCAAGTACCTCGCAGGCCGGATTCCCGAGCCCGAGCTGGCGGCGATCGTCGGACGCCTCCGTGTCGACCTCACGCCCGGGGCGAATTCCGCCTAA
- a CDS encoding phospholipase D family protein, protein MLSPDDRQTLLDALRPPFGFHLGCAVGTTFSLGLDAALTAPAAFALYAATDAAEQRDVEPLELLDSIRRHAGRYTVFFQAGQVAVPAQRRLFAYLEGALVPVTAPGGGVFHPKVWVLRYEADGQAPTYRMLCASRNLTHDRAWDTIVRFDAADASNEARHEIDGSGLATFVRALPTLAVGEVDEERRESIIELADEVSQVRWVPPPHVHRGRFHPLGLNGSGSVPFPPMADGFAVMAPFLTAGLLKRLPPAVGRRVLISRPDQIAACAPTIAARFGEIYTLDPDATPATDHEPTSGSRTESSSARSHISPEDPSIPFDGLHAKLFVFDDGRASTVLTGSANATTAAFGPNVEFVAELVGPKGQLGVDALMAEPAKEAQTLRAFLTPFPLGDAAQYEEERDPIEDQLDLLRRQVARIPLIARAVDDGSASDRFQLSFTSDGEMDPLPSDVEWRCWPITLADASGSVVEGAVDASFSVSFEGITAFLANELTLGDTSTRFVLTADLQEAPENRATRLLRILLGDAERFLRYLLLLLTDEVVDQYGLADLLDALDSEAGQWQTAQDSLPLLEALLRTLARDPDRLGHIDRLITDLRTDPDGESLLPDGLLDIWEPIWAAAKERRP, encoded by the coding sequence GTGCTGAGCCCCGACGACCGCCAAACACTGCTCGACGCGCTCCGTCCTCCTTTCGGCTTCCACCTCGGGTGCGCGGTGGGTACCACGTTCTCTCTCGGTCTTGATGCGGCGCTGACCGCGCCCGCAGCCTTCGCGCTGTACGCGGCGACAGACGCGGCAGAACAGCGCGACGTCGAGCCGCTCGAGCTCCTCGACTCGATTCGACGTCATGCCGGTCGCTACACCGTGTTCTTCCAGGCGGGCCAAGTTGCCGTGCCGGCGCAGCGGCGCTTGTTCGCGTATCTCGAAGGCGCCCTCGTGCCCGTCACCGCACCGGGCGGCGGGGTGTTCCACCCAAAGGTCTGGGTCCTGCGCTACGAGGCCGACGGGCAAGCACCGACCTACCGCATGCTCTGCGCGTCGCGGAACCTCACCCATGACCGCGCGTGGGACACCATCGTCCGATTCGACGCCGCAGACGCGAGCAATGAAGCCCGGCATGAGATCGACGGGTCCGGACTCGCCACGTTCGTCCGGGCGTTGCCCACCCTCGCCGTCGGCGAGGTTGACGAAGAGCGCCGAGAGAGCATCATCGAGCTGGCCGACGAGGTCAGCCAGGTCAGGTGGGTACCTCCGCCCCACGTGCACCGCGGCCGCTTCCACCCCCTCGGGCTCAACGGATCCGGGTCGGTGCCGTTCCCGCCGATGGCGGACGGGTTCGCCGTGATGGCTCCATTCCTCACCGCCGGGCTCCTCAAGCGCCTCCCCCCGGCCGTCGGGCGTCGGGTACTCATCTCGCGTCCGGACCAGATCGCTGCGTGCGCGCCGACCATCGCCGCTCGCTTCGGGGAGATCTACACCCTCGACCCCGACGCGACCCCGGCGACAGACCACGAGCCGACGTCCGGATCGCGCACCGAATCATCTTCCGCGCGTTCGCACATCTCGCCCGAGGACCCGAGCATCCCATTCGACGGGCTACACGCCAAGCTGTTCGTGTTCGATGACGGTCGAGCCTCCACTGTGCTGACCGGATCGGCGAACGCCACGACCGCGGCGTTCGGCCCGAACGTCGAGTTCGTGGCGGAGCTCGTCGGACCGAAGGGCCAACTCGGGGTGGACGCACTCATGGCCGAGCCAGCCAAGGAGGCGCAGACCCTGCGGGCCTTCCTCACCCCGTTCCCCCTGGGTGACGCCGCCCAGTACGAGGAGGAGCGGGATCCCATCGAAGACCAGCTCGACCTGTTGCGCCGACAGGTCGCCCGCATCCCCTTGATCGCCAGAGCCGTCGACGATGGATCCGCCAGCGACCGCTTCCAGTTGAGCTTCACCAGCGACGGTGAGATGGATCCACTGCCGAGCGATGTCGAGTGGCGCTGCTGGCCGATCACCCTCGCTGACGCCAGCGGCAGCGTCGTCGAGGGGGCGGTGGATGCCTCGTTCTCGGTGTCCTTCGAAGGCATCACGGCCTTCCTGGCCAACGAGCTCACCCTCGGCGACACCTCCACTCGCTTCGTCCTCACCGCCGACCTGCAGGAGGCACCGGAGAACCGGGCCACCCGCCTTCTGCGAATCCTCCTCGGAGACGCCGAGCGGTTCCTGCGCTACCTCCTTCTCCTCCTCACCGACGAGGTGGTCGACCAGTACGGCCTTGCTGACCTGCTCGACGCGCTCGACTCCGAAGCCGGACAGTGGCAGACCGCCCAGGACTCGCTCCCGCTGCTGGAGGCACTGCTCCGCACTCTCGCGCGTGACCCTGACCGACTCGGCCACATCGATCGGCTCATCACCGATCTCCGAACTGATCCCGACGGAGAGTCGCTCCTGCCCGACGGGCTGCTCGACATCTGGGAACCGATCTGGGCAGCGGCCAAAGAGCGGCGACCATGA
- a CDS encoding DUF6361 family protein, translating to MSDDEGDVASFFGWLDYDDREAQRMREVFAAFDDKDTIDSLGLGVIRDSISDQLFPGVSTIQTRARYFLFVPWICQMLEAERVPMGRFNDRLRELEVALIESLRGEEGANQGVIGYRARRRLTRLPSTVYWNGLQVFGIRLLDLASSEYRGFVARGTPRTDIATDDDGEPLAATRHMWDPALPKAPKRFPAEPISMALTSEESDYLAGRMTTSRPESMVGELARDLSIDRSAAMPWEVPIPHAPPRLEEVLVHARNFSELMEGAQALHNLLLARRAAEQLGQDQEDLVGTLAEELEDWAELIDARRDELSSWITGEDFWYVIERQSRVPTPTRRFVLAWADLALHDPSVVSDSPEAALLVTEREHRLKGKLARLTEARALENWNGEPFSPGQMTFRWGNARRILDDLAHHEDA from the coding sequence GTGTCTGATGACGAAGGCGACGTGGCGTCGTTCTTCGGGTGGTTGGACTACGACGACCGAGAGGCGCAGCGGATGCGCGAGGTATTCGCCGCGTTCGACGACAAGGACACGATCGACTCGTTGGGTCTCGGTGTCATCCGCGACTCGATCTCGGATCAGCTGTTCCCTGGCGTGAGCACGATTCAGACCCGTGCTCGCTACTTCCTCTTCGTTCCGTGGATCTGCCAGATGCTCGAAGCCGAGCGCGTCCCGATGGGCAGGTTCAACGACCGTCTGCGGGAGCTGGAGGTGGCGCTCATCGAATCGCTCCGGGGCGAGGAGGGCGCGAACCAGGGGGTCATCGGCTACCGGGCTCGCAGACGGCTGACGCGCCTGCCATCAACCGTGTACTGGAACGGCCTTCAGGTGTTCGGCATCCGGCTCCTCGATCTCGCCTCAAGCGAGTACCGGGGCTTCGTCGCACGGGGAACCCCACGGACAGACATCGCGACCGACGATGACGGTGAACCTCTGGCCGCGACGCGACACATGTGGGACCCGGCTCTGCCGAAGGCGCCGAAGCGGTTTCCTGCCGAGCCGATCTCGATGGCCCTGACGTCCGAGGAGAGCGACTACCTCGCTGGGCGGATGACCACCAGTCGACCCGAGAGCATGGTCGGCGAGTTGGCTCGTGACCTCTCGATCGACCGTTCCGCAGCGATGCCATGGGAGGTTCCGATCCCTCACGCACCGCCGAGGCTCGAAGAGGTACTCGTCCATGCCCGGAACTTCTCGGAGCTGATGGAAGGTGCCCAGGCGCTCCACAACCTGTTGCTCGCTCGGCGGGCGGCGGAGCAGCTGGGCCAGGACCAGGAGGACCTCGTTGGCACGCTGGCGGAGGAGCTTGAGGACTGGGCGGAACTGATCGACGCCCGTCGAGACGAGTTGAGCTCCTGGATCACGGGCGAGGACTTCTGGTACGTGATCGAGCGCCAGTCACGAGTTCCGACGCCCACGAGACGGTTCGTGCTGGCCTGGGCAGACCTCGCCCTCCACGACCCGTCCGTTGTCTCCGACAGCCCGGAAGCGGCGTTGTTGGTGACCGAACGCGAGCACCGTCTCAAGGGCAAGCTCGCCAGGCTGACCGAGGCCCGGGCACTGGAGAACTGGAACGGCGAGCCGTTCAGTCCCGGTCAGATGACCTTCCGCTGGGGCAACGCTCGCCGGATCCTTGATGACCTCGCCCACCACGAGGACGCCTGA
- a CDS encoding GNAT family N-acetyltransferase translates to MGATRIRPYRAEDREGVRAVCFTTGYMGDPVAWQWRDRESFADLFSGWYTDHAPESALVAVDEDDQVVGYLLGCRDTTQVTLPPRLVAHHLVRRGLLVRPGTAPVVWRTIGDLVVAATRRRLPPSQVVDDRWPAHLHIDLLPAARGDGTGRRLMTRWLDALREEGVAGCHLVTWAENDGAVAFFEAMGFRREGARQPMLGLRSPEGLRHHSQLMVQPLDGPVVS, encoded by the coding sequence GTGGGCGCCACGCGGATCCGGCCGTACCGGGCGGAGGACCGCGAGGGCGTGCGCGCCGTGTGCTTCACGACCGGCTACATGGGCGACCCGGTGGCGTGGCAGTGGCGCGATCGGGAGAGCTTCGCCGACCTCTTCAGCGGCTGGTACACCGACCACGCGCCCGAGTCGGCCCTGGTCGCGGTGGACGAGGACGACCAGGTGGTGGGCTACCTCCTCGGCTGCCGGGACACCACCCAGGTGACGTTGCCGCCGCGGCTCGTCGCCCACCACCTCGTGCGGCGGGGCCTCCTCGTCCGACCGGGCACGGCACCGGTGGTGTGGCGCACGATCGGCGACCTCGTCGTGGCCGCGACACGGCGTCGGCTGCCGCCGTCCCAGGTCGTCGACGACCGCTGGCCGGCGCACCTGCACATCGACCTGCTGCCCGCGGCCCGGGGCGACGGGACGGGCCGCCGGCTGATGACCCGGTGGCTGGACGCGCTGCGGGAGGAGGGAGTGGCCGGGTGCCACCTGGTCACGTGGGCCGAGAACGACGGGGCCGTGGCCTTCTTCGAGGCCATGGGGTTCCGGCGCGAGGGAGCCCGGCAGCCGATGCTCGGGTTGCGGTCGCCCGAGGGCCTCCGCCACCACAGCCAGCTCATGGTGCAGCCCCTGGACGGGCCGGTGGTGTCGTGA